One Lentimicrobium sp. L6 genomic window, AAGAAAATAAATAGTCCAGTATTAGACCGGAAGGGATGGGCATTTTAACTTCGTTGAGCTCGTAGAACTCGGTTCTTGCAAATACTTATAACTTTGTGGCAATGGAAAAATATGCGGTAATAGATGTAGAAACTACTGGGTTGAGTCACAAAACGGAGCGACTTACAGAAATTGCGATTGTTGTTATAGAGGATGGTGAAATTGTGAATGAGTTCAGCAGTTTGATTAATCCAGAGCGCAAAATTCCATATAGAATTACTCAGTTGACGGGTATTAATGATCAGATGGTTCAAGGGGCACCACATTTTTATGAGATAGCAAAGCAAATCGTGGAACTTACCACTAATTGCATATTTGTAGCTCATAATGCCTCTTTCGATTATCGTTTTATTCAGGCTGAATTTGCACGTTATGAATTCGATTATCATAGGAAGGTTCTCGATACCGTAAAGCTAGCCCGGAAACTCATGCCCGGTTTCCGCTCCTATAGTTTGGGGAAGCTAACAGCTCAATTGGGCATTAAAATAGAAAACAGGCATAGAGCCATGGGGGATGCTGCAGCTACCGCCCAATTATTCATCATGCTTTTAAATCTTCAGCCTGAAATTACTCAATTGAATCTAAGGGGACTCCATTCAAACTTAAAAAAAGAAATCCTCGATTCTTTACCTCATGAAACTGGAGTCTATTATTTCTTCGATGAAGCTCATCAATTGATTTATATCGGTAAAAGCAATAATATTCACAGTCGTGTGCTTTCTCATTTGAGTAATACCACCACAAGGAAAGCCATTGAAATGCGAGAACGAATAGCAGATGTAAATTATGAGATTTGTGGAAGTGAGTTGGTGGCTCTTTTATTAGAGTCCAACGAGATTAAGATCCACATGCCTGTTTATAATCGCGCACAGCGACGAACAGCTTTTGTTTGGGGTATGTATCAGTATTTGAATGAAAGTGGCTATATCTGCTTGCGCTTAGCTAAAACCAGTGAAGAAAAGGAAATTCCTGTCAATGTTTTTAAAACCAAGAGAACGGCTTTATCAGAATTGGAGAGATTAACAGAGGAGTTTCAATTATGCCAAAATATGAATGGTTTGTATCAAAGTTCTGGAGCTTGTTTTCATTATTCTATTAAGCAATGCCTTGGAGCTTGTGTAGGAGAGGAGCTTCCTGATAAATATAATAAGCGAGTAGAACAGTTGATCAATCTTTATCAATATCAGAATCGTAATTTGTTGATAGTGGATTCGGGTAGACGAGTTGGGGAGAAATCCATCATATTGATTGAGAATTTCGTATATCAGGGTTTTGGATTTGTGGCAGAAGAAGAATTAGATCAATCTATAGAGGTCATTAAGTCTTTCATCAAATATTATCCAGAGAATAAAGATGTGGCCACCATTATTCGGGGGTATTTGAGACAGAAAAAAGCGGAAGCAGTTATTGAGTATTAAAGATGCTTTTCAATTTCTTTTAGCAAAGTAGCTTTGGGTTTGATGCCCACAAATTGTTTCACCATTTCGCCATTTTTAAATACCATAATGGTTGGTATACTTCTGATACCATATTTAGCGGCCATCTTTTTATTTTTATCCACATCCATTTTACAGATATTGGCTTTTCCAGCAATCTCGTCTGCTAGCTCGTTAACAATGGGGCCTTGCATGCGGCAAGGAGCACACCATGGTGCCCAGAAATCGACCAAACTCACACCCTTACCAATTACTTTTTCGAATGTCTGATCTGTTAAGTCTATGGTGTTTTCACTTGTCTCTGGACCTCCTCCGCCTATGAGTACACGACGTATTTTATACATTCTAACGATAAGGAATAATACGATTGCTGCTAATAATAAAACAGGGGTTAATAGGTTCCAATTGGTTTCAAGTATAATCATATTAAGTTTTTTATGTGCTTATTATTGAGAATAGTTTCTTTTGATTGTAAGCCAGCAAACCTTTCTATTTCTTCTCCATTATGGTAAAGAACTAGCATAGGAATATTTCTGATTTTTCGCTCATTAGCAATATATTTATTCTCATTGATATCGACTTTTGCAACATTTAAAATACCTTTCAATTGCTCCGCTAATTCTTGAACTATTGGATCTTGAGTGAGGCAAGGAATGCACCAAAAGGCCCAATAGTCTACTAAAACCCAGCCTTTGGCAAGTTCAGTATTGAAGTTCGTGAAGTTTAAATCTTTTATCATACAAATAAATATTCGGCAAAGGTAAATTAAAACTTGCTAGTGGCAAAT contains:
- the trxA gene encoding thioredoxin, producing the protein MIILETNWNLLTPVLLLAAIVLFLIVRMYKIRRVLIGGGGPETSENTIDLTDQTFEKVIGKGVSLVDFWAPWCAPCRMQGPIVNELADEIAGKANICKMDVDKNKKMAAKYGIRSIPTIMVFKNGEMVKQFVGIKPKATLLKEIEKHL
- a CDS encoding co-chaperone YbbN, which encodes MIKDLNFTNFNTELAKGWVLVDYWAFWCIPCLTQDPIVQELAEQLKGILNVAKVDINENKYIANERKIRNIPMLVLYHNGEEIERFAGLQSKETILNNKHIKNLI
- a CDS encoding exonuclease domain-containing protein gives rise to the protein MEKYAVIDVETTGLSHKTERLTEIAIVVIEDGEIVNEFSSLINPERKIPYRITQLTGINDQMVQGAPHFYEIAKQIVELTTNCIFVAHNASFDYRFIQAEFARYEFDYHRKVLDTVKLARKLMPGFRSYSLGKLTAQLGIKIENRHRAMGDAAATAQLFIMLLNLQPEITQLNLRGLHSNLKKEILDSLPHETGVYYFFDEAHQLIYIGKSNNIHSRVLSHLSNTTTRKAIEMRERIADVNYEICGSELVALLLESNEIKIHMPVYNRAQRRTAFVWGMYQYLNESGYICLRLAKTSEEKEIPVNVFKTKRTALSELERLTEEFQLCQNMNGLYQSSGACFHYSIKQCLGACVGEELPDKYNKRVEQLINLYQYQNRNLLIVDSGRRVGEKSIILIENFVYQGFGFVAEEELDQSIEVIKSFIKYYPENKDVATIIRGYLRQKKAEAVIEY